The Polyodon spathula isolate WHYD16114869_AA unplaced genomic scaffold, ASM1765450v1 scaffolds_1409, whole genome shotgun sequence genome includes a region encoding these proteins:
- the LOC121309599 gene encoding histone-lysine N-methyltransferase EHMT1-like, which produces MDPEPAGVAKGGVVQEVRMKTEAAKEPPTSRDWGRDETTLGKPAVDSSKMPADAELNGSCERAEPITAKSHQSLPKMCQDSRARLPPPQESNNKLTHFNENGLLEKSGEPAGKQNHLKAGDPTQASVTGSNGYVLNKQQQPTQEQAPHRTSGTTVGASLIGHAAKTLPGGAGKARSLNTVKTDGARGQGPALLREEKEKAEGITKHAAQEVNPPAKIHRARKTMARPLVNQTTLKLLNREPKEPNDPKEQKDSKEESHNGVESGKAQPPSPPPQQHQLPQNQNEATARKPQPAAAVSRRKRRKMGTYSLVPKKKAKAMRQRTVLEMFKNTSAHSLSAAAQQESTHVNGESVENESEEEDSEEDLDDDEDEEGEQGGDRPEQTVPVGEENHDPQGGSRRNSMDGTPRVRALSDCQTCPSEAGEP; this is translated from the exons CCTGCAGGTGTGGCCAAGGGTGGCGTGGTGCAAGAGGTCCGAATGAAGACTGAGGCAGCAAAGGAACCTCCCACCAGCAGAGACTGGG GGCGTGATGAAACGACTTTGGGGAAACCGGCAGTAGACTCCTCTAAGATGCCTGCTGACGCAGAGCTGAACGGCTCTTGCGAGAGAGCCGAACCCATCACTGCCAAGAGCCACCAGAGTCTGCCCAAAATGTGTCAGGACAGCCGCGCCAGGCTGCCACCACCGCAGGAGTCCAACAACAAACTGACCCACTTCAACGAAAACGGGCTTTTGGAGAAAAGTGGCGAGCCGGCTGGCAAGCAGAACCATCTGAAGGCTGGCGATCCGACGCAAGCCTCGGTTACCGGTAGCAACGGCTACGTGTTAaacaagcagcagcagcccacacaGGAACAGGCCCCTCACAGGACTAGCGGTACGACCGTGGGGGCTTCTCTTATCGGCCACGCTGCCAAAACCCTTCCCGGGGGAGCCGGCAAGGCCAGGAGCTTGAACACTGTTAAGACTGATGGAGCTCGTGGTCAGGGACCGGCCTTGCTCCGAGAGGAAAAGGAAAAGGCAGAGGGAATAACGAAACATGCAGCACAGGAAGTCAACCCCCCAGCAAAAATACACAGGGCTCGGAAGACCATGGCCAGGCCTCTAGTCAACCAGACCACTCTGAAG CTTCTAAACAGGGAACCAAAAGAACCGAACGATCCAAAAGAACAAAAGGACTCGAAAGAAGAAAGCCACAACGGGGTGGAGTCTGGCAAAGCACAGCCTCCGTCACCACCCCCTCAGCAACACCAGCTACCTCAGAACCAGAACGAGGCTACTGCCAGGAAGCCCCAACCAG CTGCAGCGGTGTCCCgcaggaagaggaggaagatggGGACGTACAGCCTCGTTCCCAAGAAGAAAGCCAAAGCCATGAGGCAGCGCACGGTGCTGGAGATGTTTAAAAACACCTCAGCACATTCCCTGTCTGCAGCCGCTCAG CAAGAGAGCACACACGTGAACGGAGAGAGTGTGGAAAACGAGTCGGAGGAGGAGGACTCTGAGGAGGACTTGGATGATGACGAGGACGAGGAAGGAGAGCAGGGAGGTGATCGGCCCGAGCAGACGGTCCCTGTCGGAGAGGAGAACCATGACCCCCAGGGGGGGAGCAGGAGGAACAGCATGGACGGCACACCCAGGGTGAGAGCACTGTCAGACTGCCAGACCTGTCCGTCTGAGGCGGGAGAGCCAAG